One Triticum dicoccoides isolate Atlit2015 ecotype Zavitan chromosome 3B, WEW_v2.0, whole genome shotgun sequence genomic window, TCCATCGTGGTGGTGCCACAGGCATGACACATGCACGCGAACGCGGCGAAGCGAGTTGCCCGGGCGAAGCTCGGACAAAGCATTAAATGACATCTATATCAGCAGGCTTAATCAATATATACCAAGAGAGCAAGAATAAACTACACAAGACATAGTTTaccaagcatggaaaatagatagcATAGCACGTTAACAAGAAACACATAAGAACCCACACAAGCAGGCTAATATAGAACAGAGGCCCAACAAGTACAAGATCAACACACACAAAATAAGAAAATGCTAAAAGGCAGTATTAGACAGGAATACACACATATGACAAGACACGAGAGGGACAATACACCCCTACCTGATGATCGGTGAGAGTCAATAGATTAGGCAAAACTACAACACCCACAAAGCTGAAGGCAAGGCCTGTAAAAAATAATCGACAACAGGATTAACTAATGGAAATACCAAGCTAATTAAGCATCTAGAACCTGAAGCTATCAACCAAAAAACTATACGTGTTGGCCATGTAAATTAAAACAGCACTACCCACACACAAAATACATGTGTCCACACATAACCTTTAAAAAATACATGTTGCTCCTTTAGTACCTGCATAACCTAAGAGAACATGAAAAAAGGACTAATTTAGTTCTGCGGTAGTAGCAACTCATAATAAGTTAGCTAGCATCTATGCTGATGAAGCAAAGACAATGACACTATTTAAAAAGAAAGTGAGCAGCAGGGAAAGCAAGATGATAACAGGGAAAGCAAAACATGTGCGTACAAACTATTTCCTAAAATCACATCTCAAGAAAACCCTATTTAACACCTATAGGAAGTAAGACGACAAAGCAAGCAAATTTATCAAATACGGCAGCTTATTTATTACCTCAAGCTAAACCGGGTTCTCCATACTTTAATTCAGCTATACATTGCTAGTTTCTATTCCCATTAGATTTGAAACTCAAGCAAAAAGGAGGTTCGTGTCCAGAGCAGCAATCAGACCAACCAGAGTATAAAGTAGTCCTTGTACATAAACCTATTCAAATGTATGTGTTCATCTGCTACAAAGTGACATCTACCTTGTAGCTCACTTTCTTATTGGTCCATCTTACTAATCGTTCAAAGTTGCACACATGTGCAAACTGAATGACAAGGTTGAGAATGCAGTTACCTGCAGCCTGTAGAGCTGCAGAGCGACTTGGCTGCAAGGTTGCCAAAAGGATGCAACAGAAGTGGCAAGCAAGGGAAGAACATCCTACTTCTTATCCAAATATTCAAAGTGCAGAGGATTGTGCATGATATTCAGCATATAATAAACTACAGTGCACTTTCTAGTTCAGATATCCATGACTATATTTGAAGTGTATAGTAGATTAATAGCAAAATTTCGGGAGATCCATGAGAAGTTCGTTTCCACTTGATACAATAATCAAACAACCTACAGCTCAGCGCAGACAAAACTGAAATTTAAATCTAGTGAAACCTACACAAATACAGACATATGTAATTAACTGGAGTGAAGAATGCAGTTGCCTAGCCGGCTGCAATGAGATAAAATACGTCGAACAACCGCTAACATCACTAAAAGAAGGAGCCTAATTTTCCCATGGGACTACTTGTTGCAGTCGTCGATGAGCTCTCTAGCAGGAGTCCTCAACATCCTATTCATTTACAAGCCACTGTCGCTAAGGCCGCATAGAGTCATTTGAAAGAGAGATCCTACAAGCTAAATAGTGTTGGTTCCCCTCGCCTGTCTCAATCAAAAACACAAAGCAAATAATCAAGAGCAGTACGATCTTATTAAAAAAAAATCAGATACAAGTTATTCAATCAAATAAACAAATGGGGAAGTGGCCACACTTCTGAGCTAAACTTATCATAATCCAAGCGAATGCAGAAAACTAACTAAATGACTGGTGGCCAAATTCACATATGACCCAATTAAGGTTTATCCCAGAGTTCTACGACCATTTGGACTTTATCTATTCGTATTCATTTGGAGAATATAATAGAGCGAATGAAAGTCCACGATTAATTTAGAAGAAGGTACAACCACACACTTAACAGGGGACAAGACTAACCACGGTTTCAGAGCGAAGAAACAATCAAAGATCAAACACATCATCGTGTTGCCGTGAATGGTTAATTTAGCAGTAGGTACAACAGTTAATAGGGGACATCGGGTCGCCACCTAATCAATTTTGTATACCTGCAGTATATACGGTCAATACAGTTAGGTCAGTGTAACCAAAAATATATCTTAGCATGAATGACTCTGGACTCACTATCTTTTAGAAAGGGAAGCATCAGTGTGAGATAAGCGCAGTTAAATTAATTAATTCGCATATACTTATATCAAGTGACTGAATCACCTTATAATCATGAAGTTAGCATCCTTCTTCAATTTGGAAAATGAACAAAATTGTCAAACAACCAAACATCATTGCGTTGTGCCTACCTTTGAATGTTAGAGATGATGTGAATATTCAAGAAATCAAAATCCGATAATCAAGAAACTGATGAAATCAAGAGGAAAAAACTAATGCATAGACGTCTTGGACTTGTACATTTGTTCACCAGCCATGTATCTTGTGTTGAAACTATTGGTAATACTTGGTTGTCATTTTCCTGGATCTATATATTATTCTTTCACTGCAATATAATATAACGAGGCATTGGCACTTGCAACCCTAAACCACAGATGAGCACGCCCAAAGGAGAGAGCTGGTAAGACAGATGTAAACGAACCTCGGTTGGAACATGCTGGTTGTTGGAGCTCGAACGCCGGCGGCCTCCCACAAGAAATCGTTGGAGTAAGCCATCGCCCGGCTGTGAGTGAGTTGCACGACTGAGCAGCCCATGCCTCGCCATGGTACGGGAACTTGAACAGACGATGGTGGTCGTTGGGTGCGGCGGCGGATTGTGCCCGGCGGATTGTGCCATGTTTCAGCCTGTAAGGTTCATGTCCAGAGCAGCAATCAGACCAACCAGAGTATAAATCATGATAAAAACCTGCTCTGAATAAAGCATATAGCAACGACGACTATAAGATAAGACACAAGAAATGCACAAGCGAGATTGAAAACTAACGGTTCGTCTCATTGATTTTGTGTATGGTAGGACAAATGCTTATCTTGTTTATTTGCTACCACACATAAATACAAACTTGAGTCTGTCCAAGCATATAACCAAAACAAGCTGAAAATACTGCAGATTCAAAAGCACAAGTAAAGCCTACAGGCTGAAACTATTCAGATTCAAAAAGCACATCCCATATTTAATTTCAAACTGAGCATAGATATGAACCTGAACTATTTTATCTAATAAACATATGATTAGGATAAACCAATGGTTAGGATAAGCCAAAAAGAGCTAGATGTGCATGCCTGAGACACCGTACATTTTCTATTCAAGCATATAGTCAGGATAATCTGAAATAAGTAGGACCTACAGGCCTAAATACTGCAGATTCCAAATCACATGTTAAATTTTATCTCTTACTAAGCTTATTACCTAAACTACATGGCTGTTGTCCACACggggagagagagatgtgagagagAGAAGGCAGtgaggagaaggaagaaaagggGCGCAGTTCCCTGACGACTCACCGGCGCGGCCGGTTGCCAGAGGAGAAGGCGCCGCGGTGCGGGAGCAAGGACGAGGCGTGGTGTGCTCTGTCCAGTCGAGGCATCCATGGTGGTGTTCCTGTGAAAAAGGAGAGGTAGAGAGAGGTGAGGAGCAGCAGGTCCTGGAGCACAACGCCGAGGGGTNNNNNNNNNNNNNNNNNNNNNNNNNNNNNNNNNNNNNNNNNNNNNNNNNNNNNNNNNNNNNNNNNNNNNNNNNNNNNNNNNNNNNNNNNNNNNNNNNNNNNNNNNNNNNNNNNNNNNNNNNNNNNNNNNNNNNNNNNNNNNNNNNNNNNNNNNNNNNNNNNNNNNNNNNNNNNNNNNNNNNNNNNNNNNNNNNNNNNNNNNNNNNNNNNNNNNNNNNNNNNNNNNNNNNNNNNNNNNNNNNNNNNNNNNNNNNNNNNNNNNNNNNNNNNNNNNNNNNNNNNTGCTCCCCGGAggcggccatctcctcgtcctccccGAGCGCCAGCTCCTCGTCCGCGAGAGGGGTGGAGAAGAAAACGAGGCAGGGAGGCGGTCTAGGGTTTGGAAGGAGGCGGGAGGAATAGGAGAGGGACGGCGCGAGGTCGTGGATGGGTGCccgggcgagcggcggcggtggcggcgactgGCGGCGGGGCAGGGAGGCGGTTAGGGAGGGttcggagggggagagagagagagagaggcggggcgggagggagaggagagggagcgGCGCGAGGGATGGGAGCGCAGAGTGCGGGGGAGAGGTGGCTAGGTCATCTCCTGGAGCGGACACAATTTATACGCTTAAGCGTGAAATGACGGAAATGCCCCCGGTAGGGCAGGCTATTTACGCGCGGTGGCACGAAACGGGAGTAACTATTCATTGCAATAGTGTCATCTCCAGATCCAGCGGCCCAGGTTCCTTCAGATCTCGATCCAACGCCCAGAATCGCATCAGGAGAACGAATCGGACGGCCAGAATCAGCTGAGCTTTGAGAGAGCTCGGGAAGGGTCTGGATCCTTATTTCTCGATACATCGCATCTCATACACTACATTGGTGGCATTTCTAACGCACACCCTCAAACTTTATGCAACCTTCTGGACCGTACTGTACGGACCACGAAAATTATTCAACATGGTTTTATATCGGTTCGTAGGTGGTCCGGGCAGGATTTCTCCTGCAAATCGAAGACAAAAGTGGAGAGATTTGCGGGTTTGAACCGATCCCAAACCCGCTTCTGATCGCCCTGACCCACCAAAAACTCTTCCTCCCTCCTGCGCATTTGTCAGCGCCGCTTCAGAGCGTCAGcgcccgcattcatgcccggcaagAACGGACGCGACCGCTCACTGGCGCGAGCATTGAAGCGGCGCGTCGgttgagagagcgccgcttcccggtgcagatgACCGCCGCGCATTCAAACGACACGACGGCCCACTGTCCATCCGTCTGTCGCCCGCGTTGATGGCACGCGGTGGCCGAGGCGTCTCCTCCGGCGCCACCCgttcgtccatctgccgcccactagTGCTATATAGACCGATGCCCCGGCCATAACCAAAATCATCCCCCTCCGCACCACTTCCCGCCATGGATCCCTCCGCCGGCAAAGCTCTCTGGGACGAGCTAACGTTGGAGCAGAAGAAGGAGATGGACGCCATCGCTGCCGACTAGCAGGCTGGTAGGCAGCTGGAGGACGCCTCCAACGACGAGCCAACAccactctcctcttcctccacgacaccctcctcctccactccaccCTCATCGGCGCATTGCACCATGTGTCCATCGGAGAGGCCTGTGCCCATTATATGGACATGGtacgggaggagcgggaggagcaGTTCTAGGAGGCGCAGGTCGACGCCAACCACAACCACAGCGTcctccaggagcatctgcaagGCGGAGGAGCAGGTCGCCGTCGTAGGGTGGTCATGCCGGACGCGGACCTTGCGCAGTAGGAGACGTTGCTCGAGTCCTGTCGCTCCTCCCGCGATATCCGCCTCGCTCGCTGGCGGTACCGGCAGTGGGTGGCAGCCGCCTGCAAGGAGTGCGACGACGAGGCGGGCGAGGCGTTGTTCGGTGAGACCGacaaggaggacatcaccgaggccgCGCCCCAGCGCCACGACCACGAAGATGCCGACACGTCTGCGGGTGCTGCCGGCAGCAAAGAAGAGTAGTGCACAGTAGGTTGCCGTCGCTCATGTCCCAGGACGGCCACGGCTCCTCCCCTCccatcgacgccaagcttggtaggCTGAGCATCTTCGGCCAATTAGTTGCTTGGCGGTGATGTGGAGACAGAAAACTTCACTTCCCAAGCCTCCGAAGATGGAGGTTGCGGAGGCAGAGCTGGAGAGCGCCGAGGCGAAGCTGGAAAAGGCGAAGCTTCAGTTCTCTTGGTTCATGGTCAGACAGGGGGAACAGGCATCGGCGACCATTTAGACCTAGCCAGACGAACTCCGCTTAgttgatgtaaatgtaatgaaattcgtCATGTATAGATGAAATCCATCAAGTTTAAATGAAATCTGGtcgtgtttatatgaaatccggtcgTGTTTGATCAAATTACGTCCGGTTAGTCTGAGTCGTTGTCAAAATGTATGCGGCTAGCGTTAGATGGCGGCCGCCCGCATCCGTGTCCATGCCCTCTATCCACggacggatgcgggaggaaattcACAGGTTGTCATTGGAGATGTCCTAATACAAGaagtttttgcaagctaaaataactTGCAAAAACTTATATTGTAAGGCAGAGAAAGTAGTGTATGCATTTCTGCCAAGACTCGAGATCGAATTATTTAGACCTTTGCCAAATGTTTCTTTATTCCTTTATATTTACCATAGGTGATACATCAGTTAAATCAATATTATGATTAGTAGCATTCATCCTTGAAAATTTATCTTTTTTATTATCTACATGCTTGAGGATGAGCATG contains:
- the LOC119274761 gene encoding uncharacterized protein LOC119274761 gives rise to the protein MPRLDRAHHASSLLPHRGAFSSGNRPRRLKHGTIRRAQSAAAPNDHHRLFKFPYHGEAWAAQSCNSLTAGRWLTPTISCGRPPAFELQQPACSNRGLAFSFVGVVVLPNLLTLTDHQMSFNALSELRPGNSLRRVRVHVSCLWHHHDGTENCPIKHMDLVILDSQNHRIQVIFEYTTASEVRAIML